A window of Salmo trutta chromosome 31, fSalTru1.1, whole genome shotgun sequence contains these coding sequences:
- the LOC115170056 gene encoding lactosylceramide 1,3-N-acetyl-beta-D-glucosaminyltransferase A-like gives MFVNFRRIRKCQFLQLMTTCLVLSVVMVCWDGSVVSHVKSYSYRYLVNRYTFINKSFTISRQEAQMFSNHRYLLNHPDKCSGEKNVLLLLLVKSSPENIERRRAIRSTWGNETYIRQTLGVTVKVVFVLGLPKQQEAAQTRRSRGGTQDNLVREDLLNGDLVQQDFVDSFHNLTLKLLLQFRWAHAYCPHARFLMTSDDDIFVHMPNLVCYLQDIDRKGVTDFWIGRVHRGAPPIRRKESKYYVPYEMYPWLAYPDYTAGAGYVVSRDVANKIYQASLTLNASLYIDDVFMGICANTMGVLPQEHVYFSGEGKAPYHLCIYDKMMTSHGHVVDIYELWKAATNPEVKRVTSGLFGRLYCTAVKLTLLCRPYFFNSYPCKAALL, from the coding sequence ATGTTTGTGAATTTTCGGCGGATCCGCAAGTGCCAGTTCTTGCAGCTAATGACCACGTGCCTGGTGCTGTCGGTGGTGATGGTGTGCTGGGATGGCAGCGTGGTGAGCCACGTCAAGTCCTACTCCTACCGCTACCTGGTCAACCGCTACACCTTCATCAACAAGAGCTTCACCATCTCGCGCCAGGAGGCCCAGATGTTCAGCAACCACCGCTACCTGCTCAACCACCCGGATAAGTGCTCAGGAGAGAAGAAcgttttactgctgctgctagtcaAGTCCTCCCCAGAGAACATCGAGAGACGGCGAGCCATACGGTCGACGTGGGGCAACGAGACCTACATCCGCCAGACCTTGGGTGTGACTGTGAAGGTGGTTTTTGTGCTGGGCCTCCCCAAGCAGCAGGAAGCTGCCCAGACTCGGAGGAGCCGAGGGGGCACCCAGGACAACCTTGTCCGTGAAGACCTCTTGAATGGCGACTTGGTCCAGCAGGACTTTGTGGACTCGTTCCACAACCTAACCCTCAAGCTTCTGCTACAGTTCCGGTGGGCGCACGCCTACTGCCCGCACGCCCGCTTCCTCATGACGTCTGACGACGACATATTCGTGCACATGCCCAACCTGGTGTGCTACCTTCAGGACATAGACAGGAAGGGCGTGACAGACTTCTGGATTGGTCGTGTGCACAGAGGCGCGCCACCCATCCGCCGGAAGGAAAGCAAGTACTATGTCCCATATGAGATGTACCCATGGTTGGCATACCCGGACTACACGGCAGGGGCGGGTTACGTTGTCTCTAGAGACGTGGCGAACAAAATCTACCAGGCTTCGTTGACCCTCAACGCCTCGCTGTACATCGACGATGTCTTCATGGGCATCTGCGCCAACACCATGGGCGTGTTGCCGCAGGAGCATGtgtacttctcaggtgagggcaAGGCGCCCTACCACCTGTGCATCTACGACAAGATGATGACGTCGCACGGCCACGTGGTCGACATATACGAACTCTGGAAAGCCGCCACGAATCCGGAGGTCAAACGGGTCACGTCAGGACTCTTTGGGAGGTTGTACTGCACGGCGGTGAAACTCACCCTTCTCTGTAGACCTTATTTCTTCAACAGCTACCCCTGCAAGGCAGCCTTGTTGTAG